The following DNA comes from Pseudophryne corroboree isolate aPseCor3 chromosome 8, aPseCor3.hap2, whole genome shotgun sequence.
GGGCATGTCATCCACCCTCTGTGATGGCTCCGTTTAATCTAACGAGGGGTCCATTAGAACTATGAGAtgatccagggtcggactggcccacaggggtaccagggaaaccaccggtaggccccactgcctgaaggcccactccttcctctagggatcaggttccagactgtgcacttgtattataaatggcagatatgttgcattacactgcattagactattgtgtatttcaagcctctgtggagggtggccacaccccttttgtaggctggccacacccctaagtattggCCTCTATaaatgcattcccccagtgggcccttcatgccccattccGACACTGGGACCATCTCCCATGGGGCTAAAGGTTGTAGATTTACTTTGCAGCTGACTACCCCCAGCCATGCtgccatgaggtgttttttttaggGTCAATGTTAACAAACCTTTCCAGGTACTTCTGGCTGGTGGAGAGTAAGGTCCATAAGAACTTGGGATGCGTGCCACCCTCCTGGCATAATGTAAACAACAACCCATCAGGGGCAAAGGCACACAGTAAGTTCacactgggtctaattcagacccctGACGCTGATGAACAAAACTCGCTAGGTAGCAATTTTTGTTCATCTGCGCATGCGCGTATGGTGGTACCtgtatgtgcaaggtcctaaactgcgttctccgcagaacgcagtttaagacctggagggggaggGCGGGAATAGGGCGTCGATACCACGTTTTGTGGGCATCGACGCTCCATTTAAAAGGCgctgtccagacaatgcaggcgtgacatcacacacagccactgcgaccaaaaacatggcgggtagccgtctgacTCCGCAGTTAGGTTGcgtaggtagggagctactcaccaggtgcgaAAGCGTCGCTGCTGTGCGGTGCTTTCAcaccactgcagggagggggggtgtagggcctggcatgcagggcagactagtgctgggcatcccccccgcatgtcagagattttgatcgtagatgtgcattttttcagctctgaattaggtcctatattcAGTAATTTTCCAATATTATTCTGGGTCACGGATACTGTATGGAGTGACTTTTATTGTTAATGTCTAGCTTTCCTCCCAGAAACAAGAACACAATGACAGCATACTGTCATTTGTCTCACTAATGTATCAATGAACTCAGTTGTATTGTATGTATACATTTACTTTATATCATTGCAACATTCAGCTATTTCTTTATTAACATTACATGAATGAATCTCTAATATACTTTACTATGTCATTTATCACAGGTCTTTATGTCCACACCCAGACCTCTGGGTCTTTGCCCAGCACGATCGATATTAGTGCCAAAACTTTGACCAATAAACCAGCAATATCAAACAATACTACAACAAGCATATCAACATCATCAAGGGCCATAATCACAGCTTCCAATAAACACACCAGTTCTCAAAATGCATTGAGTAAACTTGTATCAATGAACAGTATAGCAATAACTTCCAGTTCCGCAGCAGCCACAAGGAGCGTAACATCCACCTTTACCAAGGACACCAGTACCAATCCAGCTTCAACCTTTATCCAATCAGACTCAACATTGAGTAACAATATTAACTCCAGCGATGATCTGACATCAATTAGTAACACAGCCACGTCTTCCAGAAGTGTTACCAGTATCCTGCAAATTATTATGAATAACACAGTACTAGCTACCAGTACATCAGAGTCAACAAAGAGCAGTGTGATGACTTCTTCCAGCAACGATGCCAGCATCCGATTAGCAGCAACCAGTAGCACACCACCAACTCCAAGTGCTTCCATTAGTAACACGTTGACAGTTTTCAGTAATGATACCAGTAAGCAGCCAGTTTCAACTAATAGCACAAGTATGTCTTTCAGTGAGGCCAGTGCCCCACCAAGTAATTGGAGTAACTCAGTGTCACCTTCATCTTCATTTCATCCATCGTCTAATAATATAATGACTTCCCCCACCAGAGAAACCAGTATGCAACCAGAACCATCCAGTAGCACAGTAACGTCTTACAGCACTACCAGTAGCCAACCTGTAACTATGAACACAGAATCATCTTTTAGTCCATTTATAACAAGTGTCAGTAACAGGTCAACTGCTGTCAGTAATGTCACCATTAATCAGCCTTTCTCATCAAGTAATGCGACCATGACTTCAAGTAATGATTACAATAGCAGGATGACCTCTTCTAGTGATGATACAGGTTTCCAACCAGAATCTTCCAGCAGCGCAGTTACATCTTCCATTACTCTTACCAGTAGCCCAGTGGTAACTACGAACACAACATCTTCTAGTAGTCCATCCATAAGTGTCAGTATCATGTCAACTGCTTTCAGAAATGACGCCACTGCTCAGCCATTCCCAACCAGTAATTCAACAACGTTTTCCAGCATAGTGTTTTATAATACCGTTACCAGTAGCCCAACGGCTGTCATGGATAAAACAGCTATATCTTCAACATTATCCATAGTAACACCTAGTATCATGATGACCTCTTCCACTGATGACACCACTATCAAGCCTCCATCAACCAGTAACACAGCAATATCTTACAGTGATGTTACCAGTAACCCAATATTTACCACAAATAAAATATCATCAACTTCTACATCAAGAACACCAAATAATATGATGACTTCTACCATTGATTATGCCACTATCCGGCCTCAATCACCCAGTAACACAGCTAAATCTTACAGTGATGTTACCAGTAACCCAATACTTACCACAAATAAAATATCATCAACTTCAACATCAACACCAAATAACATGATGACCTCCACCATTGATGATACCAATAATCAACCTACCTTTACCAGTAGGACTCCAACAACATCTTATGGAAGTGTTATTAATAGACCGCCAACTACCATTAATATTGCAACTAAATCATCAAATATATCAGTAGCCACATCTAATAATATGATGACTTCTTCCAGCGATGAAGCCAGTACCCACCCTAAATCAAACAGTACTGCATCAACTCCTTACAGTAGTGTTACCAGTATCTCACAAGCTATGAGGAATAACACACTCTTACATCCCAGTACCTCTGGGTCAGCCAAAAGCAGTGTCATGGCTTCCTACAGCAGTAAAAACAGTATCCACACAGTAGCATTAAGTAGCACAGTAACATCTCCCAGTGTTTCTAATATACCACAAGTTACTTTGAAAAGCACAACGCTGTCAAATCCATCTTCATCAAGCACACAACATTATTTTGCTACTTCTAGTATTGATCCCAGTAACCAACCAATATCAACTTACACCACAATGTCACCTTCTACTACTATTACTGGCACTGAAGTTACTAAAAAAGACAGTGTGACATCTTCAAGTTTATCAGCCGCTACTTCTAGTAGTGTAATGGATTCTTTTACTACCAAGAACCAACCAGGACCAAGTAATAGTACAGATGTATATTCCAGTACTGCTGATGTTCTGAAGGATAACACTGATGTATATTCCAGTACTGCTAATGATATGAAGGATAACACAGATGTATATTCCAGTACTGCTGATGTTCTGAAGGATAATACCGATGTATATTCCATTACTGCTAATGATATGAAGGATACGCCAGAAACAGCTTCCAGTTATTTCACAACTACCAGCAACATGTTAAGTGCTAACAGCAAAGACAACACTAAACAGGTAAAACCAACCAATAGCACCATAATATCTTCTAGTAGAGCTATCACTACCTCACCAGGTAATGTTAGTAACACAAAGTTATCTTCAGCTTCATTTACATCATCATCACCTAGTACTCTAATGGCTTCTTCTAGCAGCTATGATACCAGTTTCCAACCAGCATCATCCAGCAGCACAATAGCATCATCCATTATTCTTACCAGTAGCCCAGTAGAAATTATGAACACAGCATCTACTAGTAGTCCACCCATCGCAAGCATCATGTCAACTGCTTTCAGCAATGTCACCGTTGTTCAGCCTTCTTTATCAAATAAGGTGACGATAACTTCAAGTAATCCCAATAACATGATGAAAACTTCCAGTAATGATATCATTATCCAGCCTCCATTAACCAGTAGCCCAGCAACATATTTCAGTAGTCATAACAATAGCCCATCAGTTGCAACAAATTATACAACTTTAtcttcaacatcatcatcaatatcaccaTCAAAGTCATCATCATCAATGATGGTAAAAACTTCCAGTGATGATGTCAGTATCCTGGCTACATTAAGCAGTAATACATCaaaatcatacagtagtactatcaGTAAAATATCAGTTGCAATGAATACTACAGCTATATCGTCATCATTATTATCAACACCAAATAACAAGATGACCTCTTCCATTGATGATGCCATTAATCATCTGACAATTACCAATAGTACTGCAACATTTTACAGTAGCATTACTAATAGTGCATCAAATACTATTAAAAATGTAGCTATGTCTTCAAAATTGTCAATTTCAACATCCAACAACATGGTGAACTCTTCCAGTGGCAAAACCAGTACCCAGCCTAAAAGAACCAGTACTGCATCAAAATCAAACAGCTCTGGTACCAATGGACAGAATACAGGTAATCTCAATATAAAGGTATATTAAAAGAAAGAGAAATATAGTAAAAAAGACGAAGGTGAGATCaagagaaaaaataaaatatagaattggagacagaaaaaaagagagagatgTGAGAGAGAAAACAAGAGAGAATGTAAATGCGAAAaagaaagggaaagagagagagagagagagaaagatagagtaagagagagacaaaatgagaaaagaaaaaagagataaGGGGAAAGAGAAATAAAAAGAAAGACAAAAAAGTGAAAATCAAAGAAAGATAAATTGGGGAGAGTCATGTAGACAGAAAGTAATATGCATATATGTTACAAACTGTACGTATAAATAAGTATTCTTTCCTTCCAGTTTCCTCGGGATCACCCAATGGTTTGGATACATGTAAAACTATTGTCATCTCATTGGTGTTGCTTTGGGAACTACTGCTCCTGTTGAAGGCTCTATAATGGTATGTGCCCTTTTCTTCCTTCAGATCATCCATTCTGTCCTAGGTAATCAGATACCATGTTATTGCACAAAAGGTGATGTTGCACATGTTAAACAATTATATTCCAGCTACCAATCAGAAACGTTCTTATAATTCACTTTAGGAAATAAAACCAAGTAGTCCTCTCCACGCTTATGGCTTTTTTTGATCCCTTACTATATTTGTAGGATATGTCACGTTATGATTATATGACTTTGGGGTAAAAGTAGTTGCAGTTTTGAAAAAATTGCAGATTTTGCCAGCAGGATTCAAATgacaattggggtcattccgagttgatcatagctgtgctaaatttagcacagctacgatcatctttcctgacatgcggggggacgcccagcacagaactagtctgtcccgcatgtcagtgccgacccccccgcggcgatgcctttgcacttcaggagtagctcctcgctccccggcccgcagcggctgcgtatgacgtcacacagccgctgcgcccccccattcggtccagccatgcctgcgttggctggaccgcgcctacgaaacggaggCCATACGCCACCgttttgccccctcccacccatcgatcgcctctgcctgtcaatcaggcagaggtgaactctgtcctgctacggccttcggccgtccggcatgcgcaggcGCATTACAGCGCATTAAaacacagcgagcgaacgggtcggaatgagccCCAATGTTACTTTAGGGAAAACCCGGTATTTTTGCATGTAATAACAATGCCGTTTTAATCTTGCTAGATAAATCATTGAAAATGTGGGCACTTTGGCAAAATCTCAGACTGTATCATTTATCCCTTAGTATTTGAATAAACATAAAAATTGCATTACTGAAGCCTAGGAGATACTTGagtaaggggtgtatttactaagccttggacagagataataataatttactcaccggtaattctatttctcgtagtccgtagtggatgctgggaactccgtaaggaccatggggaatagacgggctccgcaggagactgggcactctaaaagaaagattaggtactatctggtgtgcactggctcctccctctatgcccctcctccagacctcagttaaggaaactgtgcccggaagagctgacacaacaaggaaaggatttggaatccagggtaagactcataccagccacaccaatcacaccgtacaactcgtgataaccatacccagttaacagtatgaacaacaactgagcctcagtaacagatggctcataacaataaccctttagttaagcaataactatatacatgtattgcagagagtccgcacttgggacgggcgcccagcatccactacggactacgagaaatagaattaccggtgagtaaattcttattttctctgacgtcctagtggatgctgggaactccgtaaggaccatggggattataccaaagctcccaaacgggcgggagagtgcggatgactctgcagcaccgcatgagcaaactcaaggtcctcctcagccagggtatcaaacttgtagaacttagcaaacatgtttgaccccgaccaagtagcagctcggcaaagctgtaaagccgagacccctcgggcagccgcccaagaagagcccaccttccttgtggaatgggctttccccattttggatgcggcaagccagccgcagagtgaaccagctgaatcgtgccatagatccagcgaacaatagtctgcttcgaagcaggagcgccaaccttgttggctgcataccgaataaacagcgagtcagactttctgactcccgcctttctggaaacataaattttcaaagcccggactacgtccagcaacttggaatcctccaagtccctactagccgcaggcaccacaataggctggttcaaatgaaacgatgataccaccataGGAAGAAATTGGAgaggagtcctcaattctgccctgtccatatggaagatcagataagggtttttacatgacaaaaccgccaatactgacacacgcctagccgaagctaaggccaatagcatgaccactttccacgtgagatattttagctccatggtcttaagtggctcaaaccagtgggatttcaggaaatccaacacaatgttaagatcccaaggtgccaccggtggcacaaaaggaggctgaatatgcagcacccccggaacaacgtctgaacttcaggcagtgaagccagttaatttttagagaaaatgtatagggccgaaatcttgacctttatggatcctaattttaggcccatagtcactcctgactgtaggaagtgcaggaatcgaccccgctggaattcctctgtagggccttcccggcctcacaccaagcaacctattttcgccatatacagtgaaaaagtcttgctgtcacgtctttcctagcctttatcagcgtaggaataactgcattcggaatgcccttttccgctaggatccggcgtttaaccgccatgccgtcaaatgcagccgcggtaaattttggaacagacagggcccctgttgcaacatgtcctgtctgagaggcagaagccctgagtcttctgagagcatttcctgcagctccgggtaccgagtccttcttggccaattcggagcaaagaatattgttttcactcctccttttattacaattctcagcccttgggtatgagaggaagaggagggaatacagagaccgactggaacacccacggtgttactagtgcgaccacagctatcacctgagggtcccttgacccggcgtaaaaccttttttagctttttattgaggtgggacgccatctagtccaccttaggcagttcccatcaatttgcaaactgcgtgaagacttcctgatgaagtccccactttcccgggtggaggtcgtgcctgctgaggaagtctgcttcccagatgtccactcccggaacgaacactgctgacagtgcgcttacttgattctccgcccagcgaagaattctggtggcttctaccctcgccaccctgctccttgtgccgccttggcggtttacatgaacccctgcggtctgactggatcagaaccggttggtcgcgaagcaggatctccgcttgacttagggcgttgtatatggcccttcgttccaggatattgatgtgaaggcaagtcagttgacttgaccatagaccttggaaatttcgtccctgtgtaactgccccccaccctcggaggcttgcatccgtggtcaccaggatccagtcctgaatgccgaatctgcggccctcgagaaggtgagcactctgcagccaccacaggagagacaccctggacctgggggatagggtgattaaccgatgcatctgaagaggtgatccggaccacttgtccagtaagtcccattggaaggtcctcgcatggaacctgcctaaggggatggcctcgtatgatgccaccatccttcccaggactcgagtgcagtgatgcactgacacctgttttggttttaatagattcctgaccagtgtcatgagctcctgagctctctctatcgggagataacccttttctggtctgtgtctaggatcgtgcctaggagaggcagatgagctgtaggaaccaactgcgactttggaatatatagaatccagccgtgttgccgttacacttccagagaaagtgatacgctgttcagcaactgctctcttgatctcgcttttatgaggagatcgtccaagtacgtgataatagtgacatcttgcttccgcaggagcacaatcatatccgccattaccatggtgaatattctcggggccgtggagagaccaaacggcaacatctgaaattggtaatgacaatcccgtaccgcaattctgaggtacgcctaatgaggtggataaatggggacctgaaggtatgcatcccttatgtcccgattcacaataaagtctccccctttttaggcttgcactgaccgctcttagcgattccatcttgaacttgaactttctcaggtatatgttcagggatttttaattcaatatgggtctgaccgaaccgtctggtttcgggattacaacatggtctaataataacaccctcttgttgaaggaggggacccttgaccaccacctgttaaagatacaatttgtgaattgcagataacactggctccctctcttggggggaagcccgcagggccgtcggtgagggggcatcttctcacagtccagcttgtatccctaagacacaatatctattgcccagggatcgaacagggagtgaacccacttgtggctgaacttacgaaggcgtgtccccaccgggcctagctttgcctgtggagccccagcgacattggtggatttttgtaggggccggggaggacttctgttcctgggaactagctgcccggctctgacaagaaaggacgcccctcagactttcttgtttctttatacgaaaggctgcatttaataatgtcgtgctttcttaggctgtgcaggaatataaggcaaactagcagaattaccagctatagctgtggagaccaggcccgagaacccttctccacacaatcctcagccttccatatgcctcttaagtcggcatcatatgtccaatgcatattctacaggacacgtcaagcagagatcgaca
Coding sequences within:
- the LOC134949938 gene encoding mucin-2-like; amino-acid sequence: MSFITGLYVHTQTSGSLPSTIDISAKTLTNKPAISNNTTTSISTSSRAIITASNKHTSSQNALSKLVSMNSIAITSSSAAATRSVTSTFTKDTSTNPASTFIQSDSTLSNNINSSDDLTSISNTATSSRSVTSILQIIMNNTVLATSTSESTKSSVMTSSSNDASIRLAATSSTPPTPSASISNTLTVFSNDTSKQPVSTNSTSMSFSEASAPPSNWSNSVSPSSSFHPSSNNIMTSPTRETSMQPEPSSSTVTSYSTTSSQPVTMNTESSFSPFITSVSNRSTAVSNVTINQPFSSSNATMTSSNDYNSRMTSSSDDTGFQPESSSSAVTSSITLTSSPVVTTNTTSSSSPSISVSIMSTAFRNDATAQPFPTSNSTTFSSIVFYNTVTSSPTAVMDKTAISSTLSIVTPSIMMTSSTDDTTIKPPSTSNTAISYSDVTSNPIFTTNKISSTSTSRTPNNMMTSTIDYATIRPQSPSNTAKSYSDVTSNPILTTNKISSTSTSTPNNMMTSTIDDTNNQPTFTSRTPTTSYGSVINRPPTTINIATKSSNISVATSNNMMTSSSDEASTHPKSNSTASTPYSSVTSISQAMRNNTLLHPSTSGSAKSSVMASYSSKNSIHTVALSSTVTSPSVSNIPQVTLKSTTLSNPSSSSTQHYFATSSIDPSNQPISTYTTMSPSTTITGTEVTKKDSVTSSSLSAATSSSVMDSFTTKNQPGPSNSTDVYSSTADVLKDNTDVYSSTANDMKDNTDVYSSTADVLKDNTDVYSITANDMKDTPETASSYFTTTSNMLSANSKDNTKQVKPTNSTIISSSRAITTSPGNVSNTKLSSASFTSSSPSTLMASSSSYDTSFQPASSSSTIASSIILTSSPVEIMNTASTSSPPIASIMSTAFSNVTVVQPSLSNKVTITSSNPNNMMKTSSNDIIIQPPLTSSPATYFSSHNNSPSVATNYTTLSSTSSSISPSKSSSSMMVKTSSDDVSILATLSSNTSKSYSSTISKISVAMNTTAISSSLLSTPNNKMTSSIDDAINHLTITNSTATFYSSITNSASNTIKNVAMSSKLSISTSNNMVNSSSGKTSTQPKRTSTASKSNSSGTNGQNTGNLNIKVY